ACACGAATTTTACCAAGTTCCTTTGCAAGTTCGAGCCTGATTTCTGAAAGCTTTTTGTCGATAGCTTCCTTAGGCAGTTCGCGGGCATCTTTGAGTTTTAAGATAGTCATTAAAATCACGATTTATTTAGCGTCCTCTTTAGGTTCTTCTTTCTTTTCAACTTTTTCTTTTTTTGCGCGCGGTTTTCGTTCTTTTTTCAGTTTCGCTGGAGGGCTTACCGGCAATGTTTTTTCTTCTTTTGGCGCTTTTTCTGCCTTTTTTTCTTCAGCAGGCGCGACCTCAATAACCGCGATTGCTTCTTCAACTCTGACATCGTGTGCTGGCTCTTCAGCAGGTTTTTTCTCAATTTTGCTTTCCTTTGGAATCATCTTGATTTCCTCAGGCAGTTCGCGCATTATTCTGACTTTAATTCCGATAGCACCCGGCTTTGTAAATGCCGTAAGTTTTGCGCGGTTTGCATATTTCTCTGATGTATCGCCGCATTTCTTCAAATATCCTTCGATAAATTTGTCTGATTTTGATCTTCCGC
This is a stretch of genomic DNA from Nanoarchaeota archaeon. It encodes these proteins:
- a CDS encoding 30S ribosomal protein S3 is translated as MIERNFIKEGIRNADIEAYLCRELAHAEYSHSEIKRTPLNTRIIIYAGRPGMVIGRAGSNIQRLTEDLSVKFKIDKPQLEIKEIERPDLDARVVAKRIAEAIEKGNNARKIANIFIKKILHSGAIGAELVIAGKSSGGRSKSDKFIEGYLKKCGDTSEKYANRAKLTAFTKPGAIGIKVRIMRELPEEIKMIPKESKIEKKPAEEPAHDVRVEEAIAVIEVAPAEEKKAEKAPKEEKTLPVSPPAKLKKERKPRAKKEKVEKKEEPKEDAK